The proteins below are encoded in one region of Triticum aestivum cultivar Chinese Spring chromosome 1B, IWGSC CS RefSeq v2.1, whole genome shotgun sequence:
- the LOC123148900 gene encoding probable GABA transporter 2 yields the protein MDPNMAGHTGDSPFLLSPSTGRAMTPSASYDGKPAAAEAGDAGAEFVLESKGTWWHAGFHLTTAMVGPTVLTLPYALRGMGWALGLSALTAVAAVTFYTYYLMSRVLDRCEAAGRRHIRFRELAADVLGSGWVFYAVVTVQTAINAGITIGSILIAGNCLQIMYESLAPNGTLKLYHFIIIVAVVLSLFSQMPSFHSLRYINLGSLVLAFGYTILVSGACIRAGMMSNAPVKDYSLSPSKSGKMYDAFLSISILATVFGNGILPEIQATLAPPAAGKMVKALVLCYTVVFFTFYLSAISGYWAFGNKVQSNALQSLMPDSGPSLAPTWLLGLAVVLVLLQLLAIALVYSQVAYEIMEKGSADAGHGRFSWRNLAPRVALRTLYVAACAFVAAALPFFGDIVGVVGALGFIPLDFVLPVVMYNIALAPPKRSAVYVINVAIMALFTGVGIIGAIASVRKLVLDAGQFQLFSDHVIS from the exons ATGGATCCGAACATGGCCGGGCACACCGGGGACAGCCCGTTCCTGCTCTCGCCGTCCACGGGGCGCGCCATGACCCCCTCCGCGTCCTACGACGggaagccggcggcggcggaggcgggggaCGCCGGGGCGGAGTTCGTGCTGGAGTCCAAGGGCACGTGGTGGCACGCGGGGTTCCACCTCACCACGGCCATGGTGGGCCCCACGGTGCTCACGCTGCCGTACGCGCTCCGGGGCATGGGCTGGGCGCTCGGGCTGTCGGCgctcaccgccgtcgccgccgtcacctTCTACACCTACTACCTCATGTCCCGCGTGCTCGACCGCTGCGaggccgccggccgccgccacatCCGCTTCCGCGAGCTCGCCGCCGACGTCCTCG GGTCCGGGTGGGTGTTCTACGCGGTGGTCACCGTGCAGACCGCCATCAACGCCGGCATCACCATCGGCAGCATCCTCATCGCCGGCAACTGCCTCCAG ATTATGTACGAGAGCTTGGCGCCGAATGGTACCCTGAAGCTGTaccacttcatcatcatcgtcgccgtcgTGTTGTCTCTCTTCTCGCAGATGCCGTCATTCCACTCGCTGCGGTATATCAACCTCGGGTCCCTGGTCCTAGCCTTCGGCTACACCATCCTCGTCTCCGGCGCGTGCATTCGGGCAG GTATGATGAGCAATGCTCCGGTGAAAGATTACTCGCTGAGCCCATCAAAGTCCGGGAAGATGTATGACGCCTTCCTCTCCATCTCCATCCTCGCCACCGTGTTCGGCAACGGCATCCTGCCCGAGATCCAAGCCACCCTGGCGCCGCCGGCGGCAGGGAAGATGGTGAAGGCGCTGGTGCTGTGCTACACTGTGGTCTTCTTCACCTTCTACCTATCGGCCATCTCCGGCTACTGGGCCTTCGGCAACAAGGTGCAGTCCAACGCGCTGCAGAGCCTGATGCCGGACTCGGGGCCCTCTCTGGCACCGACATGGCTCCTCGGCCTTGCcgtcgtgctcgtcctcctccagcTCCTGGCCATTGCGCTGGTGTACTCGCAAGTGGCCTACGAGATCATGGAGAAAGGGTCGGCCGACGCGGGCCACGGGAGATTCTCATGGCGGAACCTGGCGCCGCGGGTGGCGCTGCGGACCTTGTACGTTGCGGCGTGCGCATTTGTGGCGGCGGCGCTGCCGTTCTTCGGTGACATCGTGGGCGTGGTCGGCGCCTTGGGGTTCATCCCGCTCGACTTCGTGCTCCCCGTCGTCATGTACAACATTGCGTTGGCCCCGCCTAAGAGGTCGGCGGTGTATGTAATCAACGTGGCGATCATGGCCTTGTTCACCGGTGTTGGGATCATTGGCGCCATTGCGTCCGTGCGGAAGCTTGTGCTCGACGCCGGACAGTTCCAGCTGTTCAGTGACCATGTCATCAGCTGA